One genomic segment of Bombina bombina isolate aBomBom1 chromosome 4, aBomBom1.pri, whole genome shotgun sequence includes these proteins:
- the KCNS3 gene encoding potassium voltage-gated channel subfamily S member 3 — protein sequence MVYGEFFHRNRNEEELIKLNVGGFKQSVDQRTLLRFPHTRLGKLLHCHSEEAILELCDDYSVADKEYYFDRNPSLFRHILNFYYTGKLHVIEELCVFSFCQEIEYWGINELFIDACCSNKYQEKKDLISEKDWEQKSDVISFDSSSDESSMFEKELEIFDTLKFGNIRKKIWIRLENPGFSLTAKLFAITSLSVVLTSIVAMCIHSMPEFQKLDINDREIEDPILAVVEIICIVFFTTELVVRLAVAPSQTKFWKNPMNIIDFVSIIPFYATLIVDTNDEENEGIENMGKVVQILRLMRIFRILKLARHSVGLRSLGATLRHSYQEVGLLLLFLAVGISIFSVLVYYVEKDEELSELHSIPMCWWWATISMTTVGYGDTHPVTLYGKLIGSVCILCGILVVALPITIIFNKFSKYYQKQKAIDANGRNEDEQKDRFNELPYFNIRDIYAKRMNSFISSLSSVGIIASNDSTDASSIQELEDAYPASLK from the coding sequence ATGGTGTATGGCGAATTCTTCCATAGGAATCGGAATGAGGAAGAACTTATCAAACTTAATGTGGGAGGTTTTAAACAGTCAGTGGATCAGCGAACTCTTTTGAGGTTTCCTCACACCAGACTTGGAAAACTACTCCACTGTCATTCAGAAGAAGCCATATTGGAACTGTGTGATGATTACAGTGTGGCAGATAAGGAATATTACTTTGACAGAAACCCTTCTTTATTTAGACACATTTTGAATTTCTACTACACTGGTAAACTTCATGTAATTGAGGAGTTATGTGTTTTTTCATTTTGCCAAGAAATTGAATACTGGGGCATCAATGAGCTCTTCATTGACGCCTGCTGTAGTAACAAGTACCAAGAAAAGAAAGATCTCATATCTGAGAAGGACTGGGAGCAGAAAAGTGATGTCATCAGTTTTGACTCATCTTCTGATGAGTCCTCAATGTTTGAAAAAGAACTTGAGATATTTGATACACTTAAATTTGGgaacattagaaagaaaatatggaTCAGACTGGAAAACCCTGGGTTCTCTTTAACAGCCAAACTTTTTGCCATTACCTCTTTGAGTGTGGTCTTAACTTCAATAGTAGCCATGTGCATTCACAGTATGCCAGAATTTCAAAAACTAGATATAAATGACAGGGAAATTGAAGATCCCATATTAGCTGTTGTGGAAattatttgcattgttttttttactacAGAATTAGTTGTCCGGCTCGCTGTAGCTCCATCTCAGACAAAATTCTGGAAAAATCCTATGAACATTATTGACTTTGTTTCCATTATCCCATTTTATGCCACACTGATTGTAGACACCAATGATGAGGAAAATGAGGGAATTGAAAACATGGGGAAAGTTGTACAAATCCTGAGGCTGATGAGGATATTTCGTATTCTAAAGCTTGCAAGACATTCAGTTGGATTACGATCCCTTGGAGCCACTTTACGACACAGTTACCAAGAAGTTGGGCTGTTGCTTTTATTTTTGGCTGTGGGAATTTCAATTTTTTCAGtccttgtttattatgttgaaAAGGATGAGGAGTTGTCAGAGTTGCACAGCATTCCTATGTGCTGGTGGTGGGCAACCATCAGTATGACTACTGTTGGCTATGGAGATACCCATCCAGTTACATTATATGGAAAACTTATAGGGAGTGTTTGCATATTATGTGGTATATTAGTTGTTGCTCTTCCAATAactattatttttaacaaattttcAAAGTACTATCAGAAGCAAAAGGCAATAGATGCAAATGGACGTAATGAAGATGAGCAGAAGGACAGATTTAATGAGCTACCGTATTTCAATATACGAGATatatatgcaaaacggatgaattCTTTTATATCAAGTCTCTCTTCTGTAGGAATCATCGCAAGTAATGATTCAACGGATGCTTCCAGCATTCAAGAATTGGAAGATGCATATCCTGCATCTCTAAAATGA